AATAAACTTGGGCATACCCAGATAGCCCTCTATGCTAAGCAAGTAAGCAACTGTCAAAATGCAACACTGTGTATGCTATGTCTACAAGCTAAAAGGTTATCTGATCACAAATTACACAGATGCCTCTTACTGCAGAGGTTCCATGCAGTTGAGTAATAAATATGTAATATGCTTTTATCAAGAATAAAAAGAAGTGCATACTAAACGCCAAAGAAGGCAGGATGACAGGGCTGGCAAAATCAGAATTGGTGATAACATTTATGAACTAATATTTTTTCTGCTCATGGCCATGATAGTGAGTTTATTATCTTGAGCTCGGGTTGATTTCACGCTATGCATGCGCATCCACAAAGAATTTATATGCAGACCATCAATGTCCACAGCTCACAACAAAGTAAAGCCATCTTGAAATCATTGAATACAATCAAGAAAACATAGGCCAAAAAGagggaaaaaacagaaagaaaaataacAGGAATAGACAAACCTTAAGTCTCTGCTTGCTATCCTTATCCCAAAAGTTGAAAGCACCATCAGATCCAGCTGTGGCAAACGTGTGATGAACCTGTGCCAAGTGGTAGATAACATGAAATCCCATAAGTAACTTCACTAACTGAATTTCCATACTTCACAATTATCACCAGTCAGTTGCATTTTCCAGTGAAATATATAGCCAATAAGAACACTCAACTAAACGGATGTAAAGTATCATCACCCAAGCATATACCAAGCCAATGAATAAGATGCCAAAGTTagcaaaagaagaagcagaaacacTTCTCTTCGATGTGTCTGTAAACAAATAGGTACGATTTCAAGTTGCTCAATTAAACTGAAGCTAATCTGTTGGGATTTTTATTTGTGCAAAATATTGCTTGATCAATTTGGAGTAGTTTACAAACATATGGATGCCTTCAAGCATAGTGGTTATTATATTAGTTTAAGTGTGGTAGGTATCTGTATCGAATAAAGCTCAACACATCTTGTGGAAGACAACGAACTGAGCTTTCAGTATTTTACAAATCATGATGACGGAGACATATAGACTAAAGCTCAACAGAAGTCGCCATTAGCATTTTCCTAATAGCAAAAGTGGActaatgaaatactccctccgtcccaaaataagtgtctcaactttgtactaactttagaactttgtactaaagttagtacaaagttgagacacttattttgggacggagggagtagaagaatgGCACACAGATAAAGAGAACAAGATAGAGATCTTACAGGGTGAAAGTTGAGCGAATTGACAGAGAAAatatcatttccttccctgtgacATTTGAATGTGAAGTTTTTGCTTTGCTGTGAATCATCAATATGATGAACACCAACTCTTCCTTCTATGGAACCCACCTTTAAACAAAATCAGGTGTCAGTCACATGTAAAAAAATCCTTTTACCCAAGTCatatgtaaagaaaaataaataaaacaagaaCTATTGCCAGTTATCGACCAGCTTTATCCAATATAGGCAGTTCATTGATGTAGAAAAAGATCATTGTGCAACAGCAAAATTTGATTGATCAAATCCCATGATGAAATCACCACCCATTATAAAAACACCCACAAGCAGATGAAGAGTAGGCAAATGCGGAACCATACATATCTAAAGATTTGTAGTTCAAAAACAATTGCTTAAAGCCTTGAATGCTTTTACTATTTGTAGTTCAGCACAATTTCATGTTCAGATTAGCTTTAACTGCTATAGACTAAGATCCGTTTCTACAGTTTTGGTGAAGGAAATTGTTTGCAACACAATTGGAGTTGGTCAAAACATTAAGGTAAACTGCATCCTCTTCTTTTATGCAGCTTTTGAGACTAACTAGAAAGATGCCAATTAGTGACATTTATATTGGATTAACATTCCTAGAATACACCCTCCGTCCAGATATACAAGGCATATTTTGACTGCTCGGGTTCAATCTTTGGCCATAAATTTCTTCTATCATATTTTATCAAAATCATAACAAAGTACTTCTGAAAACGAATCCAATGCTATCAATTTTGTGTCACTAAATCACATATTATAGGATTTATAGTCAGTGATGTTTGATTTCACAATCAATATATGCCTTATTTATCCGAATAGAGGGGTAGGAAGTTTGAATGCAGATCAGTGAAGGAACAACACCCATTAGGGCACCCAAAATGCTTAGAGGCTGGCTTGCCTCCAAGCTGGGACCCACGTCTGGCTGTTAGAGTCAGCTCAAAATTCCGTAGTGTATAGCAAATGTTCTCTGCCTCTAAGGTGTCCCCACGAGGAATAATACATTGATTCCCCAAGGGGCTCCTTCTCATCCTCTTGACATGAGATGCATAGTCTCCTTCTATGACATGTAGGGCCAGCAAATTATTTTATTTCATGGAAATAATTGGAGGCAGCCTCCAAGCATAGCGTCGACGCTAAGCAAATTTAGCTTAGAGGCTATTCTCAGAGTGTATGGTGCCTGCCTCTATGGCCTTACAGGCTGCCTTGGAGGCAGAAAAACGTCACACTGTGGATGCTCTTACACAGCAAATGATGGCAGGCCAACGCCTAAAGCTAATTCAAGTAAGGTTGTAACATATCGACCAATGTTTAAGGTTGAAAACTCATGCTACTAGATAAAAGTAACATTATTGGGCAACATAAATACTCCCtcccttctggtttatagggctcaatttaaaaatctcaccaaccaaggtagatggtgagtggtggaataatatTTGTAGTTTGCAGAAGTACTCAATTATGGGGCTCGTCTTCCTCAAGAAATtgtgtttaccaatgtattaattgcaatgcatgcatgcattaccAATAAATGaacaagaactttttacatgcattgGTGGGTTTTATCTTTTCCCTTCCATGCAacgatttaatgcaccttgaaatctgaacatgtgaatgggagcaataaaattgagacttataaaatggggaAAAAATTgatataagccctataaaccgCAGAAAGCAGGGAGTAATTATGATGGGATAGGTAGAGAAGAACATGTGATTaaacttcaagcatagtaacaatCAGTTATGTATTCGAACAACGGAAGTATGCTTAGAGTAAAAGACACAAGAAAATATGGCATTACCAGGAATCCTTGTTGATCTGGAAAGGCAGCAACGCACCGTGTCTGGTATTTCAGAGGTGATTGAATACGCTTAAACTCAGTCTAATATCACACCAGAGATGAAATTAAGTCAGTCAGTTCAAAATATAAGTCCATGACAGTAAAAGCATGAGCACCACCACCAAAAGAACTGAAAATAAAAAGAGCACATGCATAGTCAGTTAGGAAGCAAAATTACCTGAGGATTCTGCAAGTTGAAGATCACAATATTGCGATCAGCTGTTCCCACAATCATAAGGGGATAATTCACAGCAAGTGCGTAGCAACGATCAGGAAGTTGCTGAACATGGGCAGGATTTGGTTGTCTTGTGTCCCAATACCTACAATAGTATGATGGTCAGCATTGACAGCGGACTAGAAACAAGTCATAAGGATCAGAGCTAAAAGTTGTAATGAGAACAAGATCAAAGCACAACCCAAATGTATTAGTCTCAGCATGGTACAGACACAGGAAAATAAGCAGACAACACAAATACCCAACAGAAGTGCCACATGAGATCCATGTATCAGAGAAGGCACGCATCCAGACCTCCAGCTCAACGGGAGTTGCCCCGGGAAACCTAGTACTAGTCAGTTTCAGCTTGTCCTTGTCCCACTCTGTTTTGGCATGTCTGAGACCTAGATGACTTCAGCCTGAGCCCGTGCCCTATATGGTGTCTTGGTATTTGCAGCATTCAGTTTAGGGAAGAGTCTTGGTTTGTTTTTGTTTCTTAGTCATATGTTAAGGCCAACCTCTACAAAATGATGCAACCACATTTTTTATGAATTGGCTACGAAGTCTAATCCCCAgtgtttatttctctgtttctgcCTGCCTTAATTCCAGTGCCCTGTCCCTTGCACCCCTTCTGCTATAACGGGTATGTCGGCAGGTCCCACAAGGATCCCGGTCCCTAGCCTACTACCTACCATGATTATCGCCTATGCTCAATCTGTGCTCATGTTTAAACTGACAGCCAGAACCTAACTTGATGTTTCCTAAATAATCTTCATAAAGATGATGCTAAAACTCGAAACGAACATTTCTAACACTAATCACATGATGTAAATTTAATATAGTAACTGTCTGAATCAATAGTTACTTCTATAAAAACTTCTGCCAAAGAAAAATTCACTGCAGCCATAAATAGTACAGATGATACCCAGAAAGTGCACAACCTTTGATAATAATAGGGCAGTATGATTCAACAAGTAGTAGAAACTCTTCAGGATCAAAGAAGGCATACAAAATGAGTGGAAATATAAACTGGATGAGATAGACCTTCTACAATATTTAGTTAGGGCTTGTGAAACTCCATAATTGCAGTTTCTTCATAAATTGCATGAAATCACCATTAAAATTAGCCAAAGTCTGAACATTAATGCAAAACACATGAAGTACAGAAAAGATACCACAAACAACACGAATTCCATAACGCAAAACAGCCATAAATAACAAATTAGGATCAGACATTGGTGATATGCGCTCAATTTCCATGTAAAAAGAATACTGAGGGTGGAGAGGGATATTGTTCTTGCACCTCAGTGTCTTGTCCCAGCTTCCTGAGACAAGAAGATTCATCTGAGAAATCCATGCGACCTCCTTGACAGGTGCATCATGCATTGCAACCGTCTGAGCCTGCCCACCAGATAGCAGAGGCCACATTTTGACCTGTTTATCACACCCTCCAGAGAAGACAGTAGTCCCATCATCTTTCCAGGCTGAGCAGAGCACCTGATGGAAGGAAACAAATCAATTGTCATACCAAGTGAACAGGTAAGGAACCACTCTAATGTGGAAGATGAAAGTACTTTCAGGAGAAATATGTTTGAGATCGTACTGGCTGATCATGTGATATGGATGCCTTTGGCTGACTGTTACCATTACCTATCTCCCAACACCTCACCTGCACAAAACTCAAAAGACACGCCTAGTAAGATACATCACAATAATGAAAGCTCACTGAAAATTACAGCAGAAACAAAATTACCTGGTTATCCCAGGAAGTTGCCACCAGAAGATTACTTTTCGGGCTAAAACTGAGGCTTGAGAGCGAGTCACCAGGATTAGGCAGGACCTGCACTTGAAAGCAACCGTTGCAGAGAACATGTAGCATTTGCAGAATGACAAGACGCAAAAAATAAAAGCAGGACAGACATGGCCACAAAAAGTATCACACCTCGAATGACTTGTTTGGATTCGGGTTTGAGGCAAGGCTGGTTAGAGTTGCCATCTCTCCTTCTTTGAACCTTCAAAATCTGGAAAAGAAATATCACAGTCCAGTGACCATGAGAAGCAGGTAAGAGAAATCAGCGCGTGGAGTCTCCCACGCGCACACGAGAGCTTAAATAACAACTTAAAGTAGCTCAATCTACGAAAACCGAACGATTTCGTCATTCCACGATACCAGAACCAGTGTTCAACATTAGGGAAGTCATCGTTGAAGTTTGTACCACAAAAGCACCACGCCAAAACCAG
This DNA window, taken from Triticum aestivum cultivar Chinese Spring chromosome 1D, IWGSC CS RefSeq v2.1, whole genome shotgun sequence, encodes the following:
- the LOC123179975 gene encoding protein RAE1, with translation MATLTSLASNPNPNKSFEVLPNPGDSLSSLSFSPKSNLLVATSWDNQVRCWEIGNGNSQPKASISHDQPVLCSAWKDDGTTVFSGGCDKQVKMWPLLSGGQAQTVAMHDAPVKEVAWISQMNLLVSGSWDKTLRYWDTRQPNPAHVQQLPDRCYALAVNYPLMIVGTADRNIVIFNLQNPQTEFKRIQSPLKYQTRCVAAFPDQQGFLVGSIEGRVGVHHIDDSQQSKNFTFKCHREGNDIFSVNSLNFHPVHHTFATAGSDGAFNFWDKDSKQRLKAFSRCPQPIPCSSFNNDGSIFAYGVCYDWSRGAENHNPANAKTSIYLHSPQEAEVKGKPRIATGRK